In Cytobacillus oceanisediminis, the following proteins share a genomic window:
- a CDS encoding small basic family protein — MWLPVLGLIIGVILGLMTDIKVPDEYSNYLSIAVLAALDTLFGGIRAQLQNIYDEKVFVSGFFFNILLAASLAFLGVHLGVDLYLAAVFAFGVRLFQNIAVIRRILIAKWSQNREKTEKNDI, encoded by the coding sequence ATGTGGCTTCCCGTTTTAGGATTGATCATAGGTGTGATACTTGGACTTATGACAGATATAAAAGTGCCGGATGAATACTCGAATTATCTTTCCATTGCTGTTCTTGCTGCATTGGATACTCTATTCGGAGGGATCAGGGCGCAGCTTCAAAATATTTATGATGAAAAAGTTTTCGTTTCCGGTTTCTTTTTTAACATCCTGCTGGCAGCAAGTTTAGCTTTTCTGGGTGTCCATCTTGGTGTAGACTTGTACTTAGCAGCAGTATTTGCTTTTGGAGTCAGGCTATTCCAAAATATAGCGGTCATCAGAAGAATTTTAATCGCAAAATGGTCCCAAAACAGAGAAAAAACAGAAAAAAATGATATTTAA